The following are from one region of the Prionailurus bengalensis isolate Pbe53 chromosome A2, Fcat_Pben_1.1_paternal_pri, whole genome shotgun sequence genome:
- the MICOS13 gene encoding MICOS complex subunit MIC13 isoform X1, translated as MPPRGRGWISRAPTSSWVTLRPHSRRRTPVSPSRPRDRARRDYISQESLRPGEPSGASRGLADSISQAALRLPGSEDHTSANPFAVGPPSLSGVSEPSSDFDSRRPLRPTRVTTFPRGLCGAATGSGERVECPCARSRGTMVPRVWSLMRFLIKGSVAGGAVYLVYDQELLGPSDKSQAVLQKAEEVVPPALYQFSQYVCEQTGLKIPQLPAPPKFNFHIRDSWNSGIIKVMSALSAAPSKACEYSREGWDYLKERIK; from the exons ATGCCCCCGCGCGGGCGCGGGTGGATCTCCCGGGCTCCGACATCTTCTTGGGTTACGCTCCGGCCTCATTCTAGACGCCGGACACCTGTTTCCCCCTCACGCCCCCGGGACCGTGCCAGGcgggactacatttcccaggagTCTTTGCGGCCAGGCGAGCCATCCGGCGCCTCACGGGGCCTTGCTGACTCCATTTCCCAGGCAGCTTTGCGGCTCCCGGGCTCTGAAGATCACACTTCAGCGAATCCTTTCGCTGTAGGGCCGCCGTCCCTCTCCGGAGTCTCCGAGCCTTCGAGCGACTTCGACTCCCGGAGGCCTTTGCGGCCGACTAGGGTGACTACGTTTCCCAGAGGCCTCTGCGGCGCCGCCACCGGAAGCGGCGAGCGAGTCGAGTGTCCTTGCGCGCGGAGCCGAGGGACCATGGTGCCCCGAGTGTGGTCGCTGATGAG GTTCCTCATCAAGGGCAGTGTGGCCGGGGGTGCCGTCTACCTGGTGTATGACCAGGAGCTGCTGGGGCCAAGTGACAAGAGCCAGGCTGTCCTTCAGAAAGCAGAGGAGGTAGTCCCCCCAGCCCTGTACCAGTTCAGCCAGTACGTGTGTGAGCAGACAGGTCTGAAGATACCCCAG ctcccagcccctccAAAGTTTAACTTTCACATCCGCGACTCCTGGAATTCAG gcATCATTAAGGTGATGTCGGCTCTGTCGGCGGCCCCCTCCAAGGCTTGCGAGTACTCCAGGGAGGGCTGGGACTACCTGAAGGAGCGAATCAAGTAG
- the MICOS13 gene encoding MICOS complex subunit MIC13 isoform X2 — protein MPPRGRGWISRAPTSSWVTLRPHSRRRTPVSPSRPRDRARRDYISQESLRPGEPSGASRGLADSISQAALRLPGSEDHTSANPFAVGPPSLSGVSEPSSDFDSRRPLRPTRVTTFPRGLCGAATGSGERVECPCARSRGTMVPRVWSLMRFLIKGSVAGGAVYLVYDQELLGPSDKSQAVLQKAEELPAPPKFNFHIRDSWNSGIIKVMSALSAAPSKACEYSREGWDYLKERIK, from the exons ATGCCCCCGCGCGGGCGCGGGTGGATCTCCCGGGCTCCGACATCTTCTTGGGTTACGCTCCGGCCTCATTCTAGACGCCGGACACCTGTTTCCCCCTCACGCCCCCGGGACCGTGCCAGGcgggactacatttcccaggagTCTTTGCGGCCAGGCGAGCCATCCGGCGCCTCACGGGGCCTTGCTGACTCCATTTCCCAGGCAGCTTTGCGGCTCCCGGGCTCTGAAGATCACACTTCAGCGAATCCTTTCGCTGTAGGGCCGCCGTCCCTCTCCGGAGTCTCCGAGCCTTCGAGCGACTTCGACTCCCGGAGGCCTTTGCGGCCGACTAGGGTGACTACGTTTCCCAGAGGCCTCTGCGGCGCCGCCACCGGAAGCGGCGAGCGAGTCGAGTGTCCTTGCGCGCGGAGCCGAGGGACCATGGTGCCCCGAGTGTGGTCGCTGATGAG GTTCCTCATCAAGGGCAGTGTGGCCGGGGGTGCCGTCTACCTGGTGTATGACCAGGAGCTGCTGGGGCCAAGTGACAAGAGCCAGGCTGTCCTTCAGAAAGCAGAGGAG ctcccagcccctccAAAGTTTAACTTTCACATCCGCGACTCCTGGAATTCAG gcATCATTAAGGTGATGTCGGCTCTGTCGGCGGCCCCCTCCAAGGCTTGCGAGTACTCCAGGGAGGGCTGGGACTACCTGAAGGAGCGAATCAAGTAG
- the MICOS13 gene encoding MICOS complex subunit MIC13 isoform X3, giving the protein MPPRGRGWISRAPTSSWVTLRPHSRRRTPVSPSRPRDRARRDYISQESLRPGEPSGASRGLADSISQAALRLPGSEDHTSANPFAVGPPSLSGVSEPSSDFDSRRPLRPTRVTTFPRGLCGAATGSGERVECPCARSRGTMVPRVWSLMRFLIKGSVAGGAVYLVYDQELLGPSDKSQAVLQKAEEVVPPALYQFSQYVCEQTAPSPSKV; this is encoded by the exons ATGCCCCCGCGCGGGCGCGGGTGGATCTCCCGGGCTCCGACATCTTCTTGGGTTACGCTCCGGCCTCATTCTAGACGCCGGACACCTGTTTCCCCCTCACGCCCCCGGGACCGTGCCAGGcgggactacatttcccaggagTCTTTGCGGCCAGGCGAGCCATCCGGCGCCTCACGGGGCCTTGCTGACTCCATTTCCCAGGCAGCTTTGCGGCTCCCGGGCTCTGAAGATCACACTTCAGCGAATCCTTTCGCTGTAGGGCCGCCGTCCCTCTCCGGAGTCTCCGAGCCTTCGAGCGACTTCGACTCCCGGAGGCCTTTGCGGCCGACTAGGGTGACTACGTTTCCCAGAGGCCTCTGCGGCGCCGCCACCGGAAGCGGCGAGCGAGTCGAGTGTCCTTGCGCGCGGAGCCGAGGGACCATGGTGCCCCGAGTGTGGTCGCTGATGAG GTTCCTCATCAAGGGCAGTGTGGCCGGGGGTGCCGTCTACCTGGTGTATGACCAGGAGCTGCTGGGGCCAAGTGACAAGAGCCAGGCTGTCCTTCAGAAAGCAGAGGAGGTAGTCCCCCCAGCCCTGTACCAGTTCAGCCAGTACGTGTGTGAGCAGACAG ctcccagcccctccAAAGTTTAA